A genome region from Trichosurus vulpecula isolate mTriVul1 chromosome 5, mTriVul1.pri, whole genome shotgun sequence includes the following:
- the LOC118852329 gene encoding pleiotropic regulator 1-like, with amino-acid sequence MLEEVQNHSVHTLVFRSLKRTHDMFVADSAKPVQLDEESHKLKMAAKLHAQYGPVLPILEENLREKGAQSAVDAYGRKEYPANQGQELEYLVPGPHLYAPGPGVALPADTKMRGMPSESAAQSLPVALPPSQSRRDASSTSASLGDTYPYAGLPDCSQPPVLAMEWMEAGDTKNAAMTAKKTPTMPKPQWHPPWKLYRVISGHLGWVRCIEVEPGNQWFVTGSADRTIKVWDLASGKLKLSLTGHIGTVRGVRVSARSPYLFSCGEDKQVKCWDLEYNKVIRHYHGHLSAVYGLDLHPTLDVLLTCSRDSTARIWDVRTKASVHTLVGHTAAVATVKCQGAEPQIITGSHDATIRLWDLVAGKTRVTLTNHKKSVRALVLHPRYYTFASGSPDNIKQWKFPDGNFIQNLSGHDAIVNTLAVNLDGVLVSGADNGTMHLWDWRTGYNFQRLCAAVQPGSLDSESGIFACAFDQSESRLLTAEADKTIKVYREDDLATEETHPIIWKPEIRKRKRF; translated from the coding sequence ATGTTGGAGGAGGTACAGAATCATTCTGTGCACACGCTTGTGTTCAGATCCCTGAAGAGGACCCATGACATGTTTGTGGCTGATAGTGCAAAACCAGTGCAGTTGGATGAAGAGAGTCACAAGCTAAAGATGGCTGCCAAACTTCATGCACAGTATGGTCCTGTGTTGCCGATTTTGGAAGAAAATCTTAGAGAGAAAGGCGCTCAGAGTGCAGTGGATGCATATGGGCGCAAAGAGTATCCTGCCAATCAAGGGCAAGAACTGGAATATTTAGTACCTGGTCCACATCTATATGCACCAGGACCTGGTGTGGCTTTGCCTGCAGATACTAAGATGCGAGGAATGCCCAGCGAATCTGCTGCACAGTCTTTACCTGTGGCTCTGCCTCCTTCACAATCCAGGAGAGATGCAAGCTCTACTTCTGCCAGCCTCGGTGATACCTATCCTTATGCTGGACTTCCTGATTGTTCACAGCCACCTGTCTTAGCTATGGAATGGATGGAAGCTGGTGACACCAAGAATGCTGCAATGACGGCCAAAAAGACCCCTACAATGCCTAAACCACAGTGGCATCCACCATGGAAGCTCTATAGAGTCATCAGTGGACATCTAGGCTGGGTCCGATGTATTGAAGTAGAACCTGGCAATCAGTGGTTTGTTACTGGTTCTGCTGATAGGACTATAAAGGTCTGGGACCTGGCTAGTGGCAAATTAAAACTTTCCTTGACTGGACACATCGGTACTGTACGAGGGGTGAGAGTAAGTGCAAGAAGTCCATACCTGTTCTCCTGTGGAGAAGACAAACAGGTGAAGTGCTGGGATCTGGAATACAATAAGGTTATCAGACATTATCATGGACATCTCAGTGCAGTGTATGGTTTGGATCTGCACCCAACACTTGATGTGCTTCTGACTTGTAGTAGAGATTCAACGGCACGGATATGGGACGTGAGGACAAAAGCCAGTGTGCACACGTTGGTGGGGCATACAGCTGCAGTGGCTACAGTAAAGTGTCAAGGTGCAGAACCTCAGATCATTACAGGAAGCCATGATGCTACCATTCGATTATGGGACTTAGTGGCAGGAAAAACACGTGTCACGCTAACGAATCACAAAAAGTCAGTTAGAGCACTGGTTCTGCATCCAAGATATTACACATTTGCCTCTGGATCTCCAGATAATATCAAACAGTGGAAATTCCCTGATGGAAACTTCATTCAAAACCTTTCAGGTCATGATGCTATAGTGAATACACTggctgtgaatttggatggggtGCTGGTATCTGGAGCAGATAATGGCACTATGCATCTGTGGGACTGGAGGACTGGATATAATTTCCAAAGGCTATGTGCAGCTGTGCAGCCTGGGTCTTTGGACAGTGAGTCAGGCATATTTGCATGTGCTTTTGACCAGTCTGAAAGTCGATTACTGACCGCAGAAGCTGATAAAACCATTAAAGTATACAGAGAAGATGACTTGGCTACTGAAGAAACTCATCCCATCATCTGGAAACcagaaattagaaagagaaaaagattttaa